The following proteins are encoded in a genomic region of Lachnospiraceae bacterium KM106-2:
- a CDS encoding multimeric flavodoxin WrbA family protein gives MKVLMINGSPNNNGCTKTALSIVAETLNKDGIQTEIIHVGNKAIRGCIGCRKCFEKGQCIFDDLVNEVAPKFRECDGIVIGSPVYYASANGTLISFLDRLFYSTFAVDKTMKVGAAVVSARRAGTTATFDELNKYFTINSMPIAASHYWNMVHGYTPEDVYADKEGCQTMRTLGRNMAFLIKSIQVGKETFGLPEKEEKVLTNFIRQDLLENNKKEGK, from the coding sequence ATGAAGGTATTAATGATCAACGGAAGTCCTAATAATAACGGATGTACCAAAACAGCATTGTCTATAGTGGCAGAAACATTAAACAAAGATGGAATTCAAACAGAAATTATCCATGTGGGAAACAAAGCAATTCGTGGTTGTATTGGATGTCGTAAATGCTTTGAAAAAGGACAATGTATTTTTGATGATCTCGTAAATGAAGTGGCACCAAAGTTTAGAGAGTGTGATGGAATTGTAATCGGATCGCCAGTTTACTATGCATCTGCAAATGGTACTTTAATTTCCTTTTTGGATCGATTATTCTACAGCACATTTGCAGTGGATAAGACAATGAAAGTAGGAGCAGCTGTTGTATCAGCAAGAAGAGCAGGAACGACAGCAACCTTTGATGAGTTAAATAAGTATTTTACAATCAATAGCATGCCAATCGCTGCCAGCCATTATTGGAATATGGTACATGGATATACGCCAGAAGATGTGTATGCAGATAAAGAAGGCTGTCAGACGATGAGAACACTAGGAAGAAATATGGCATTTTTGATCAAGAGTATTCAGGTTGGGAAAGAAACCTTTGGTCTGCCAGAAAAAGAAGAAAAAGTGTTAACGAATTTTATTAGACAGGATTTATTAGAAAATAACAAGAAAGAAGGAAAATAA
- a CDS encoding putative transcriptional regulator, producing MIEIYLLEQLVAVAKCGTLSAAAEHLHMTQPALSKSMQKLENLIEITLFERKKNKISINETGELAAELAEQILKQEENMLTRLRHFDKSRHTISLGSCAPIPIAEIVPLLSQNFSNFTISSFLEDDEVKLINDLYEEQYQLIVLSYAPDDDSLYIKEYSKEQLYLLVPKAHPLSKFDQLHFSDFDGQNILLHSKIGSWNDLARTNLPKSHFMVMDNLDALSNVFETGSFPAFTTDVMIQSQNNLSDDVKAIPIQDEAATMHYYCICKKSNQEKFDKIFQTLSNL from the coding sequence ATGATTGAAATTTATTTACTGGAACAGCTTGTTGCAGTCGCTAAGTGTGGGACATTATCTGCGGCTGCAGAACATTTGCATATGACACAACCTGCCTTAAGCAAGTCCATGCAGAAATTAGAGAATCTGATAGAGATCACGTTATTTGAACGAAAAAAGAACAAAATCTCAATAAATGAAACAGGAGAACTCGCTGCGGAACTGGCTGAACAGATTCTAAAACAAGAAGAAAACATGTTAACGAGACTTCGTCATTTTGATAAGAGCAGACATACGATTTCTCTAGGATCCTGTGCGCCTATTCCTATTGCTGAAATCGTTCCTCTGTTATCACAAAACTTTTCGAATTTCACGATTTCTTCCTTCTTAGAAGATGATGAAGTCAAGCTAATAAATGACCTATATGAGGAGCAATATCAATTGATCGTATTAAGTTACGCTCCAGACGATGATAGCCTCTATATCAAAGAATACTCGAAAGAGCAGCTTTACCTTTTAGTTCCTAAAGCGCATCCTCTTTCGAAATTTGATCAGTTACATTTTTCAGACTTTGATGGGCAAAATATTTTACTCCATTCTAAAATTGGCTCATGGAATGACCTAGCACGGACTAATCTTCCCAAGTCACATTTTATGGTCATGGATAATCTTGATGCTCTTAGCAACGTGTTTGAAACCGGATCCTTTCCTGCATTTACAACTGACGTTATGATCCAAAGTCAAAATAATCTGTCTGACGATGTGAAAGCAATCCCGATTCAAGACGAAGCTGCAACAATGCATTATTACTGCATCTGTAAAAAGAGTAATCAAGAAAAGTTCGATAAGATATTTCAAACACTTTCCAATTTATAG
- a CDS encoding aldo-keto reductase yields MEKRVLGDDLEVSSIGLGCMGFSHAYGAPTEKSEAIKDIRRAFDFGYTFFDTAEIYGTQENPHDNEILVGEALAEIRNQVQIVSKFGIHFDMTSNLVNKPLIPDARPETIRRSIEGTLKRLKTDRIDLYFQHRIDPTVEPEEVAEVMQKLIQEGKILHWGISEASEEYLRRADKVCKVTAVENRYSMMARHYEALFPVLEELKIGLVAFSPMANGLLTGKYDTHSKFDSKLDYRSKMPQFQAESYERNRELFQLLENLSNEHNATMAQISLAWMLCKKPWIVPIPGSRKPSRMLENAKSSEVKLSVSEVKKLDEMLDKIPMSEVFGGSKIVK; encoded by the coding sequence ATGGAAAAAAGAGTATTAGGAGATGATCTGGAGGTTAGTTCCATTGGGTTAGGGTGTATGGGGTTCTCTCATGCATATGGAGCTCCTACGGAAAAGAGCGAGGCAATAAAGGATATTCGTAGAGCATTTGATTTCGGATATACGTTTTTTGATACCGCTGAAATATATGGAACACAGGAGAATCCTCATGATAATGAAATTCTTGTAGGAGAAGCATTAGCGGAGATTAGAAATCAGGTTCAGATTGTAAGCAAGTTTGGAATTCATTTTGATATGACAAGCAATTTAGTGAATAAGCCATTGATTCCAGACGCAAGACCTGAAACAATTCGAAGATCCATAGAAGGCACGTTAAAAAGATTAAAGACAGATCGAATTGATTTGTATTTTCAGCACAGAATCGATCCCACTGTGGAACCGGAAGAAGTTGCAGAGGTGATGCAGAAACTGATTCAGGAAGGAAAGATTCTACATTGGGGAATTTCTGAAGCAAGTGAAGAGTATCTTAGACGGGCAGATAAAGTATGTAAGGTAACTGCGGTAGAGAATCGTTATTCTATGATGGCGAGACACTATGAAGCATTGTTCCCAGTACTGGAAGAATTGAAGATAGGACTAGTTGCTTTTTCGCCTATGGCAAATGGATTATTAACAGGAAAATATGATACCCATTCGAAGTTTGATTCTAAATTAGATTATAGAAGCAAAATGCCACAATTTCAGGCAGAGAGTTACGAACGCAATCGAGAACTGTTCCAATTGTTAGAAAATCTATCTAACGAACACAATGCGACGATGGCGCAAATCTCTCTTGCGTGGATGCTATGCAAGAAGCCTTGGATCGTGCCAATTCCAGGTAGTCGAAAACCATCACGAATGCTAGAAAATGCAAAGTCGTCAGAAGTAAAACTAAGTGTATCAGAAGTAAAGAAATTGGATGAAATGTTAGATAAGATTCCGATGTCTGAAGTCTTTGGTGGGTCGAAGATAGTGAAATAA
- a CDS encoding transcriptional regulator, MerR family, whose translation MYTMKQACEEVGMTYEALKFYCNQNLVPNVKRDKNNHRIFNEHDIAWIKGLTCLKSCGMSIKEMKEYLALCLEGESSIPKRQIILDAKRIALQKSMEEIQKSIDYIDWKQNFYQEVLSGETKYFSNLLYEESED comes from the coding sequence ATGTATACGATGAAACAAGCCTGTGAAGAAGTCGGTATGACTTATGAAGCTTTAAAATTTTACTGTAATCAAAATCTTGTTCCCAATGTAAAACGTGATAAAAATAATCATCGCATTTTCAATGAACATGACATTGCCTGGATCAAAGGTCTGACTTGCCTCAAAAGTTGTGGAATGAGTATTAAGGAAATGAAAGAATATCTCGCTCTCTGTTTAGAAGGAGAATCTAGCATTCCAAAACGTCAAATTATCCTCGATGCAAAAAGAATAGCCTTACAAAAATCAATGGAAGAAATACAAAAGAGTATCGATTATATTGATTGGAAACAGAACTTCTATCAAGAGGTATTGTCAGGAGAAACGAAATATTTCAGTAATCTTCTCTATGAAGAAAGCGAGGACTAA
- a CDS encoding oxidoreductase, aldo/keto reductase family: MEYITLNNGVEMPMEGFGVFQIPDPAQCEQAVYDAISSGYRLIDTAAAYMNEVSVGAAIKRAGVPREELFVVTKLWVQDASYEGAKMAIQTSLDKLGLDYLDAYLIHQPMGDYVGAYRAMEEAYREGKIKAIGVCNFYPARLADLCETVDIIPAINQVELHPFFQQENALEIMKHYGVTPMAWGPLAEGRNNIFTHPVLSPIGEKYGKSAAQVALRWNAQRGVVIIPKSVHKERIEQNIDIWDFTLTEEEMNEIAKLDLGHSEIVNHDDPNFAKMLHGLKLHN; the protein is encoded by the coding sequence ATGGAATATATTACATTGAATAATGGAGTGGAAATGCCGATGGAAGGATTCGGAGTATTTCAGATCCCAGACCCAGCACAGTGTGAACAGGCCGTTTATGATGCTATTAGCAGCGGTTATAGATTAATCGATACCGCAGCTGCATATATGAATGAGGTATCGGTAGGAGCTGCAATTAAAAGAGCAGGTGTGCCAAGAGAAGAATTATTTGTTGTAACAAAACTTTGGGTTCAGGATGCAAGCTATGAAGGTGCGAAAATGGCAATTCAGACATCGCTCGATAAGCTTGGTCTTGATTATTTAGATGCCTATTTAATTCATCAGCCAATGGGAGATTATGTTGGTGCATACAGAGCAATGGAAGAAGCTTACCGTGAAGGTAAGATCAAAGCTATTGGTGTATGCAACTTCTATCCAGCAAGACTTGCAGATTTATGTGAGACAGTAGACATCATTCCAGCCATTAATCAGGTTGAATTACATCCTTTCTTCCAACAGGAAAATGCACTTGAAATCATGAAGCACTATGGTGTAACACCAATGGCATGGGGACCTTTAGCGGAAGGAAGAAATAATATCTTTACTCATCCAGTGTTATCTCCAATTGGAGAGAAATATGGAAAGAGTGCAGCACAAGTTGCACTTCGCTGGAATGCACAGCGTGGCGTTGTGATCATTCCAAAATCGGTTCATAAAGAAAGAATCGAGCAGAATATCGATATTTGGGATTTTACATTGACAGAGGAAGAAATGAACGAGATCGCAAAATTAGATCTTGGACATAGTGAGATTGTAAATCATGATGATCCAAACTTTGCAAAGATGCTTCATGGGTTGAAATTACACAACTAA